In Candidatus Binataceae bacterium, the genomic stretch GCAGCATCGCGTGATGCTCAACTACGCGGCCCACTCCGACGGCATCGACGCGGCGCATATCGTCGAACGCGTTGTCCAGGCGGTGCGTCCGACCCGCGGCTGAGCGGTTCGATCCAGATGCTCGAGGCGCGCGCATTCGAGCCCGACTTTCTCCGCCGGCTTGACGGGCTGGTGCTCGGCGTCCAGCGCTCGCGCACCGTCCGCGAAGGCCGCCGCACGCTCGGGCGTGTGCAGGGACTCGGCATCGAACCCGAAAGTTTCAAGGAATACACCGAGGGCGACGACCTGCGCTTCCTCGACTGGAACGCGTTTGCGCGGCTCGACGACCTGACGATCCGCACCTTTCGCGCTGAACGCGAAATCGAAGTCACCATCCTGGTCGACGCCAGCGCCTCGATGGGATTGCCGCGCGAGGACGACAAGCTCGGCTTCGCGCTGGGGCTGGCGGCCGCGCTCGCCTACGTCGCGATGGCGAGCAATGACGCGGTGCGGATCGGGGCGTTCCCTTCTGCCGCGCGGGGCGGCGCGCTGCGCCTGCAAACCTCGGCGTTGCATCGCCGGCGCGAGACTTATCCCGCCTTCCGGACCTTCGTCAGCGAGGTACGGCCGGGCGGCGCCACGCAGATGTCGGCAGCGGTGGAGCGCCTGCTGCTCGAGCGCCGGCCCGCCGGCACCGTCATCCTGATTTCCGACTTCCTGATCTCCGCCGCCGAATACGAACAGGCGCTGCGCGGCCTGCTCCGCGCGCGGCACGAGGTCAAGGTCATCCACGTGCTGGGCGACCGCGAGAGCAGCGGCGACTATCCGCCGGGACACTATCGCGTGCGCGACTCGGAAACCGGCGAGCTGTGCGAGGTCACTTTGGGCGCGGGCGCCGCCCAAAGCTGCCGGCGGCGGGCCGAGCGGCTGTCGTCCGAGCTGGCCGCGTTTTGCGCCAGCCACGGCATGGTGTACGCGCGCGCCTTCGGCGCGAGCCATTTCGACGACATCGTGATGCGCGAATTTCCTCGTCTCGGCGTGATGCGGTGAAAAGCGATGGGCCTGCTCAATCCGCGTAACCTGCTCTATCTCGCAAGCCTTGCCGTGCTCGTCGCGATCTATTTGCGCGCACGCGCCAAGCCCACGCTCGAGGTTTCCAGCCTGATGCTGTTCGACGAGGTGGCTGCGCCGGTCGCAAGCTCGCGCGTGCTGCGGACCGACCTGATGTTCTGGCTGGAGATGGCGGCGCTCGGCGCGGTCTCGATGGCGCTTGCGGGACTCTACCTCCGCACCACGGCAAAGACGCCGGCCCATCATCAGGCCCGCGCGCTGATTTTCGATCTTGGCGCGGGGATGAGCGCGCGTGATCGCAGGTGGACGCGGCTCGACGAAGCCAAGCGCCAGGCGCTCGAGATGGTCGCAGAGGCGAAACCCGGCGACAGCTTCAGCGTGATCGGCTACACCCTCGAGGCCACGGTGTATCGCGCTCAGACTGCGCACATCGCCGACGTGCGCCAGGCGATCGAGGCCCTGAAGCCTGCGGCGCTGCCGGCGCGGGCGGCCGCGATGCGGGCGGCGTTGATGCGCGCCGAGGGCGCGGCCGAGATCGATCTCTTCGCCGATCGACCGCCCGCAGGAGACCTGTTGAAATCCGCCGGCGCAGGCGCTCGCCTCCATCTGCATCAGATCGGATCGCCGGCCGACAATCTCGCAATCGTGGCGCTCGAACCGGGAACGGTGGGCGCCTCGCCAGGACGAGTCGTCGTGCGCAACTTTTCCGACCGTCCGCAGGTATG encodes the following:
- a CDS encoding DUF58 domain-containing protein; this translates as MLEARAFEPDFLRRLDGLVLGVQRSRTVREGRRTLGRVQGLGIEPESFKEYTEGDDLRFLDWNAFARLDDLTIRTFRAEREIEVTILVDASASMGLPREDDKLGFALGLAAALAYVAMASNDAVRIGAFPSAARGGALRLQTSALHRRRETYPAFRTFVSEVRPGGATQMSAAVERLLLERRPAGTVILISDFLISAAEYEQALRGLLRARHEVKVIHVLGDRESSGDYPPGHYRVRDSETGELCEVTLGAGAAQSCRRRAERLSSELAAFCASHGMVYARAFGASHFDDIVMREFPRLGVMR